A genome region from Musa acuminata AAA Group cultivar baxijiao chromosome BXJ3-5, Cavendish_Baxijiao_AAA, whole genome shotgun sequence includes the following:
- the LOC135638983 gene encoding (+)-neomenthol dehydrogenase-like has protein sequence MEGTTHKPTSQRIRSFRIALVTGANKGIGLETCRQLLSKGATVILTARDEQRGLAAVRNLQASGASDVLFHQLDVADSASVSSLAGFIHDQFGKLDVLVNNAAVHGVGLDPQILGSSVQVPNNLTDLRNAIIETYDMAEECLNINYYGTKRVTEALLPLLQSSQSPRIVNLSSLYGKLRYIPDSKIKEEMRNVDVLSEDRLDELLQSFLNDFKGGKLQENGWPTRTSSYMVSKVAVSAYTRILAKKYPKFCINCVDPGFVKTDINYNLGELPVEVGAQGPVFLAMLPDGSPSGHFYDLEEMSSFE, from the exons ATGGAAGGGACGACCCACAAACCAACCTCCCAAAGGATCCGATCTTTCAG GATCGCACTGGTGACAGGGGCCAACAAAGGAATTGGGCTTGAGACATGCCGGCAGCTGTTGTCCAAAGGCGCGACGGTCATCTTAACAGCCAGAGACGAGCAGAGGGGACTTGCGGCTGTCAGAAACCTTCAGGCTTCGGGTGCATCTGATGTGCTGTTCCATCAGTTGGATGTGGCTGACTCCGCTAGTGTTTCTTCCTTGGCAGGTTTCATCCATGACCAGTTTGGGAAGCTTGATGTACTG GTGAACAATGCAGCAGTTCATGGAGTAGGATTAGATCCTCAGATTTTGGGTTCCTCTGTGCAAGTG CCAAACAATTTAACAGACTTGAGAAATGCAATAATAGAGACTTACGACATGGCTGAAGAATGCCTCAACATAAACTATTACGGAACGAAGAGAGTGACTGAGGCACTCCTTCCTCTACTTCAGTCATCGCAATCACCAAGGATAGTGAATCTTTCCTCACTCTACGGAAAACTAAGG TATATCCCTGACAGTAAAATTAAAGAAGAGATGAGGAACGTTGATGTTCTATCAGAAGATAGATTAGATGAACTGTTGCAGTCCTTTTTAAATGATTTTAAGGGAGGGAAGCTGCAAGAAAATGGCTGGCCAACCAGAACATCTTCATACATGGTTTCTAAAGTTGCCGTGAGTGCTTACACAAGGATCCTTGCTAAGAAGTACCCCAAGTTTTGTATCAACTGTGTGGACCCTGGATTTGTCAAAACAGACATAAACTATAACCTTGGAGAACTGCCTGTTGAAGTAGGTGCTCAAGGACCTGTGTTTCTGGCTATGCTTCCTGATGGCAGCCCATCAGGACACTTCTATGATCTGGAAGAAATGTCATCATTTGAGTAA
- the LOC135638982 gene encoding short-chain dehydrogenase/reductase 2b-like has protein sequence MKLPNSLKLDCQLAKLRTWRDMDIEVHVTLAATVITTKAKLDQNNSPDFPFLFFYQPSDMRGGICSPRQNWIAVVTGANKGIGLEVCRQLAFNGVKVILTARDETKGMEALEKMRDSELSDIIFHQLDVTDASSIASLADFIRTQFGKLDILVNNAAVGALTVDMDALKASKPTDDENTQDTGDIPDWLKPHVVQSFEMAETCLQTNYYGAKAVIKAFIPLLQSSLSGRIINVSSTLGQLRVISNERLQEELSDVDCLTEERLDQLSTLFLKDFKDDLLGSNGWPTMASAYKVSKVFINAYTRILAKTHPALCINCVNPGFVKTDLNWNSGILTVEEGAKGPVLLALGYHDSATGLFFDQTEASSF, from the exons ATGAAGCTACCAAACTCTCTGAAACTTGACTGTCAGCTAGCAAAGCTTAGAACTTGGAGAGATATGGATATAGAGGTACATGTAACCTTGGCTGCTACTGTTATTACAACCAAAGCCAAGCTAGATCAAAACAACTCTCCAGATTTTCCATTTCTCTTCTTTTATCAGCCATCAGATATGAGAGGAGGCATCTGCAGCCCAAGACAGAATTG GATTGCAGTGGTTACTGGAGCCAACAAGGGCATTGGATTGGAGGTGTGCAGACAGTTGGCATTCAATGGAGTAAAGGTCATACTGACTGCCAGAGATGAGACAAAGGGAATGGAAGCTCTGGAAAAGATGAGAGACTCTGAGCTTTCTGATATCATCTTTCACCAGCTGGATGTGACTGATGCATCTAGCATTGCTTCCTTGGCTGACTTCATAAGGACTCAGTTTGGAAAGCTTGACATTCTG GTGAATAATGCAGCAGTTGGAGCATTAACTGTGGACATGGATGCTCTAAAAGCATCAAAACCCACAGATGATGAG AACACCCAAGATACAGGTGATATACCAGATTGGCTGAAGCCACATGTGGTTCAATCCTTTGAGATGGCAGAAACTTGTTTACAGACTAACTACTATGGTGCTAAAGCTGTCATTAAAGCCTTCATCCCCCTTCTCCAATCATCTCTTTCAGGAAGGATCATCAACGTGTCATCCACCCTTGGGCAACTCAGG GTAATTTCAAATGAAAGGCTACAAGAGGAGCTATCAGATGTTGATTGCCTGACAGAAGAGAGACTTGATCAACTGTCAACTTTGTTTCTGAAGGATTTCAAGGATGATTTGCTGGGTTCCAATGGTTGGCCAACCATGGCATCTGCATATAAAGTCTCTAAAGTATTTATCAATGCTTACACTAGGATTCTTGCAAAGACTCACCCTGCTTTGTGCATTAACTGTGTGAATCCTGGCTTTGTCAAGACTGACTTGAACTGGAACAGCGGGATCTTGACAGTGGAAGAAGGAGCTAAAGGACCAGTGCTATTGGCCTTGGGGTATCATGACAGTGCCACTGGCTTGTTCTTTGACCAAACTGAAGCTTCATCCTTCTGA